The Chanos chanos chromosome 6, fChaCha1.1, whole genome shotgun sequence genome includes a region encoding these proteins:
- the LOC115814731 gene encoding LOW QUALITY PROTEIN: ubiquitin-associated and SH3 domain-containing protein B (The sequence of the model RefSeq protein was modified relative to this genomic sequence to represent the inferred CDS: substituted 1 base at 1 genomic stop codon), translating into MAAKEDLYSKIIPRRLRQNLSGTIKHGSNFDVLLSMGFPKSRALKALVSTGGRSVQAACEWLFSHVDDPFLDDPLPREYVLYLRPSGPLQNQLYHFWQQSRLTCGKNKAHNIFPHITLCQFFTCADNKVEALCGALQSTVNQWRGRFPTSLPLELYTSSNFIGLFVEEQTAELLKKFAVDFSVEAAIAADVHVEPHKKQLHLTLAYHFPASHLLSLEKLAKGIEVKLGCDWLAVLLSRDIRFANHETLRVMYPYVPQNEDELELVPGDFIFTSSAEHSSISEGWVHGTSLGMGLSGLLPENYVSRADECDTWVFHGXASCETELSDKTTYGSILTVKYLIRQAVGDSSFFNVICQPMQMLRITSQSRCPKRTLFVCRHGERMDVVFGKHWLSQCSDSRGRYMRSNLNMPPSLPVSDDGNRDYNMDSPITVFGSTQARIVGEALLESKTSVDFVYCSPSLRCVQTAHEILKGMQQDGKMKIRVEPGLFEWTKWVSGMSLPAWIPPADLAAAGFSVDTTYKPHVPISKLCVSESYDTYMRRSYQVTKDILAECKNKGNNVLIVAHASSLEACTRQIQGLSPQNSKDFIHAVRKIPYLGLCASEEQGDSGIWQLVDPPILPLTHGPNHSFSWRETLLQQ; encoded by the exons ACTGAAGGCACTGGTATCAACAGGGGGCAGGAGTGTACAGGCAGCATGTGAATG GCTGTTCTCCCATGTGGACGACCCATTCCTGGACGATCCTCTACCCAGAGAATATGTCCTGTATTTACGCCCGAGCGGTCCCCTACAGAACCAGCTCTACCACTTCTGGCAGCAGTCACGTTTGACTTGTGGCAAGAATAAAGCGCACAACATATTCCCACACATCACACTTTGCCAGTTCTTCACG TGTGCAGACAATAAGGTGGAGGCTTTGTGTGGGGCATTGCAGTCCACTGTGAATCAATGGAGAGGTCGTTTCCCCACCTCTTTGCCTCTGGAGCTCTACACATCCTCAAATTTCATTGGCCTCTTTGTAGAGGAGCAGACTGCTGAGTTACTTAAGAAGTTTGCTGTTGACTTTTCCGTAGAGGCTGCCATCGCAGCAG ATGTTCATGTAGAACCCCATAAGAAGCAGCTCCATTTGACGTTAGCCTACCATTTCCCCGCCAGTCATTTGCTTTCACTGGAAAAACTGGCAAAGGGTATTGAAGTCAAACTGGGCTGTGACTGGCTGGCTGTTCTCCTCTCACGGGACATCAGATTCGCAAATCATGAG actCTGCGGGTGATGTACCCATATGTTCCTCAAAATGAGGATGAACTGGAGCTTGTACCTGGTGACTTTATTTTCACATCATCTGCGGAGCACAGCAGTATTAGTGAAGGCTGGGTGCACGGAACATCTCTAGGCATGGGGCTCTCTGGTCTTCTGCCTGAAAACTATGTCAGCCGGGCTGATGAGTGTGACACCTGGGTATTCCATGGGTAAGCTTCCTGCGAAACAGAACTATCGGATAAAACAACGTATGGTTCCATATtgacagtgaaatatttaatcAGACAAGCTGTTG GGGACTCATCTTTCTTCAATGTTATCTGTCAGCCTATGCAG ATGCTGCGGATAACCAGTCAGTCTCGATGTCCAAAAAGGACCCTATTTGTCTGTCGCCatggagagagaatggatgTAGTGTTTGGGAAACACTGGCTGTCACAATGCTCTGACTCCAGAG GCAGGTATATGAGAAGTAACTTAAATATGCCCCCTTCATTACCTGTGTCGGATGATGGAAACAGAGATTATAACATGGATTCTCCTattactgtgtttgggtccacACAAGCCAGGATTGTTG GTGAAGCTTTGCTGGAGAGTAAGACTTCTGTTGACTTTGTGTATTGCTCGCCCAGCCTCCGTTGTGTCCAGACAGCTCACGAGATACTCAAAG GTATGCAACAAGATGGTAAGATGAAGATCCGAGTGGAACCGGGGCTGTTTGAATGGACAAAGTGGGTCTCCGGGATGTCTTTGCCTGCTTGGATACCTCCCGCCGATCTTGCGGCAGCCGGCTTTAGTGTAGACACAACATACAA ACCTCACGTACCCATTAGCAAACtatgtgtgtcagagtcttATGACACCTACATGAGGCGAAGCTACCAAGTTACCAAAGACATCCTGGCCGAGTGTAAAAACAAGG GAAACAATGTCCTGATTGTGGCTCACGCTTCCTCACTAGAAGCGTGCACTCGCCAGATCCAGGGCCTCAGTCCTCAGAACTCCAAAGATTTTATTCACGCAGTGAGGAAG atTCCTTACTTGGGCCTGTGTGCCTCTGAAGAACAAGGGGACTCAGGTATATGGCAGTTAGTGGATCCACCCATTCTTCCCCTTACGCATGGCCCCAATCACAGCTTCAGCTGGAGGGAAACTCTGCTGCAGCAGTGA